A single region of the Lotus japonicus ecotype B-129 chromosome 4, LjGifu_v1.2 genome encodes:
- the LOC130712846 gene encoding uncharacterized protein LOC130712846 — protein MKDYKFFEERCILYPTLESVEMMNDFMLSLIPGELKEYFSSDTACRSDADSEIHSEWFTSEFLNDIKCYGIPNHKLSLKKGAPTMLLRNIDQSAVLCNGTRLIVNDLLPNVIGATVLT, from the coding sequence ATGAAAGATTACAAGTTTTTTGAAGAGAGATGCATATTGTATCCGACTCTTGAATCAGTTGAGATGATGAATGATTTTATGCTGAGCTTAATTCCGGGTGAACTAAAAGAGTACTTCAGTTCAGATACAGCTTGCAGGTCTGATGCGGATTCAGAGATACACTCAGAGTGGTTTACTTCTGAGTTTTTGAATGATATAAAGTGCTATGGAATTCCAAATCACAAGTTGAGTTTAAAGAAAGGGGCTCCAACAATGTTATTGAGGAATATAGACCAGTCGGCTGTGTTATGCAATGGAACTCGCCTCATAGTGAATGATCTTCTGCCGAATGTTATTGGTGCCACTGTGTTAACATGA